Genomic segment of Thermodesulfobacteriota bacterium:
GAAGACGGACCCGCTCCAGGGCGCTTCCGGCCATCAGGGCCAGAGTCCTCAGCAGCTCCAGATCATTTTCCGTGAGGTCTGTGTCACTGGTCAGGGCGATGGCCCCTGCCACCTTATTTTCCGCCACAATGGGCATATCTATTACCGACTTATAGGGGAGCACGGGAACGACGAGTGTCTTGATAAGGAGCCGCAGGGGACTGCCGGGAGAGGTATAATCCATGGCTATTCGTTCTACAGTGGTACTGATAACGCTATCCTTATCTTGCATAACGAT
This window contains:
- a CDS encoding GAF domain-containing protein, yielding MFTEDDRYIQLVRVGIESGLARNIEKIARRVIPGISLLGYKIPLYEESIYKRMRDTGKPIATGNIVMQDKDSVISTTVERIAMDYTSPGSPLRLLIKTLVVPVLPYKSVIDMPIVAENKVAGAIALTSDTDLTENDLELLRTLALMAGSALERVRL